The proteins below come from a single Drosophila suzukii chromosome X, CBGP_Dsuzu_IsoJpt1.0, whole genome shotgun sequence genomic window:
- the LOC108005211 gene encoding uncharacterized protein translates to MANDSTRSQQFTRITSDMVLTPQSSSKDGETKVEAIPSEPKWRSPQLMIVFEDGDLHSARQQLLKSLQNPFAEGSVATLLLQESIADQFVGLVTQDLRTLPQEVSKNPSYINTLAKIDQLKAKVVKGESLKAGESPILVYDCVHSYLGTDATGVLTLHTFRTAKEAGELAKRDPLPYGQVSLWNEKLACAYELIPRLPSDVVAINCFNPNLNPIQDAFEGNRNDVLLEKNYHYESLVVSGKRRIIVFPVGTIFAN, encoded by the exons ATGGCTAACGATTCCACCAGGTCCCAGCAGTTCACCAGGATAACCAGCGACATGGTCCTCACGCCGCAGTCGTCATCAAAGGATGGGGAAACAAAG GTTGAGGCAATCCCGAGTGAACCCAAGTGGCGTTCACCCCAACTGATGATTGTCTTCGAGGACGGTGATCTGCACTCAGCCCGCCAGCAGTTGCTAAAATCCCTGCAGAATCCATTTGCCGAGGGATCCGTGGCCACCTTGCTGCTCCAGGAGAGCATAGCCGATCAGTTTGTGGGCCTGGTGACCCAAGATTTGCGAACATTGCCGCAGGAGGTGTCCAAGAATCCCAGTTACATCAACACGTTGGCCAAGATCGATCAGCTGAAGGCCAAGGTGGTCAAGGGAGAAAGCCTTAAGGCTGGGGAATCGCCTATCTTGGTCTACGACTGTGTGCACAGCTACCTGGGAACTGACGCCACTGGAGTGTTAACCCTGCATACCTTCCGGACGGCGAAGGAAGCCGGCGAGTTGGCCAAAAGGGATCCCCTGCCTTATGGCCAGGTTAGCCTGTGGAACGAGAAACTGGCCTGCGCCTACGAACTGATACCACGCCTGCCATCCGATGTTGTAGCCATCAACTGCTTCAATCCGAACTTAAATCCTATTCAGGATGCCTTCGAGGGCAATCGCAACGATGTTCTCCTGGAAAAGAACTACCACTATGAATCCCTGGTGGTCAGCGGCAAACGGAGGATCATCGTGTTTCCCGTGGGCACCATCTTTGCAAACTGA
- the MFS10 gene encoding putative inorganic phosphate cotransporter has product MPPHKWTDESRDASCYYEDAAASRFRRPSSSSNSSATADRSDDEADDEREAFCSGERPLIRSSAAGEENHGCGPKTRHIFGFMGFLGFAVVYAMRVNLSVAIVAMVNQTAIPHSNSSVIDTDTCPLPEPNHNGSDPNPQKEGEFVWDEATQGLVLGSFFYGYVLTQVPGGRMAELYGGKKIYGYGVLVTAIFTLITPLAAHWDLPLLVLVRILEGMGEGVTYPAMHAMLAHWIPPLERNKFAAIVYAGSNIGTVISMPLAGWLCSLDFLGGWPSAFYIFGLLGILWFVAWMYLVYDKPSDHPRISTSEREYIERSLLAQSLISQELVDPEEEEGHEQDEVGVRRPSDDPIPWSSLLTSVPLWAILLTQCGQGWAFYTQLTELPTYMSNILHFDIQSNALLNAVPYLTSWFVGIACSALADWMLAKRYISLLNSYKLWNTVASVVPSLGLIGIIYVGCDWVWVTFMLAGVGSFGGAVYAGNQMNHIALSPRYAGTMYGITNSAANICGFLAPYVIGLIINHRETLTQWHLVFWLAAGLNIAGNFIYLIFASAEEQSWSKAPPTRISRSLRA; this is encoded by the exons ATGCCACCGCACAAGTGGACGGACGAGTCGCGGGACGCCTCATGCTACTACGAGGATGCGGCCGCTTCCCGCTTCCGCCGGCCGTCGTCCTCCTCCAACTCCTCCGCCACGGCGGACCGCTCCGATGATGAGGCGGATGATGAACGGGAGGCGTTTTGCTCCGGCGAACGACCGCTAATCCGCTCCAGCGCCGCAGGGGAGG AGAACCATGGCTGTGGCCCAAAGACACGTCACATTTTCGGATTCATGGGCTTCCTGGGATTCGCCGTCGTCTATGCCATGCGGGTCAACCTCTCGGTGGCCATTGTGGCCATGGTGAACCAGACGGCCATCCCGCACAGCAACTCATCGGTGATCGATACGGACACCTGTCCGCTGCCGGAACCCAATCACAATGGCAGCGATCCGAATCCGCAGAAGGAGGGCGAGTTCGTGTGGGACGAAGCCACGCAGGGATTGGTCCTCGGGAGCTTCTTCTACGGCTATGTGCTGACCCAAGTGCCCGGCGGACGGATGGCCGAGTTGTACGGCGGCAAGAAGATCTACGGTTATGGAGTACTGGTCACGGCCATATTCACATTAATCACCCCACTGGCCGCTCACTGGGATCTACCGCTGCTGGTCCTGGTCCGCATCCTGGAGGGAATGGGCGAGGGCGTCACCTATCCGGCCATGCACGCCATGCTGGCCCACTGGATACCGCCGCTGGAGAGGAATAAGTTCGCTGCCATTGTCTATGCGGGCTCCAATATAGGCACTGTCATTTCCATGCCCTTGGCCGGATGGCTTTGCTCTCTGGACTTCCTGGGCGGTTGGCCATCGGCCTTCTACATCTTTGGACTGCTGGGCATCTTGTGGTTTGTGGCCTGGATGTATCTGGTCTACGATAAGCCCAGCGATCATCCGCGCATCTCCACTTCAGAGCGAGAGTACATCGAAAGGAGTCTGCTGGCCCAAAGTCTGATAAGTCAGGAATTGGTGGATCCGGAGGAGGAAGAGGGACACGAGCAGGATGAAGTGGGTGTGAGGAGGCCGTCGGATGACCCAATACCCTGGTCATCGCTGCTCACTTCGGTGCCGTTGTGGGCCATCCTGCTGACCCAATGTGGTCAGGGTTGGGCCTTCTACACGCAGCTCACCGAGTTGCCCACTTACATGAGCAACATCCTGCACTTTGACATCCAGTCGAATGCCCTACTGAATGCCGTACCCTATCTAACGTCCTGGTTCGTGGGCATCGCCTGCTCTGCTCTGGCTGATTGGATGCTGGCCAAGCGCTACATATCCCTCTTGAACTCCTACAAACTTTGGAACACGGTGGCCTCGGTGGTGCCGTCGCTGGGCTTGATTGGCATCATTTACGTGGGCTGCGACTGGGTGTGGGTCACCTTTATGCTGGCCGGCGTGGGCTCCTTTGGAGGAGCCGTCTACGCTGGCAACCAGATGAATCACATTGCCCTCAGTCCCCGGTATGCGGGCACCATGTATGGGATCACCAATTCGGCGGCCAATATCTGCGGCTTCCTGGCACCCTATGTCATCGGCCTGATAATTAATCATCGCGAGACTTTGACCCAGTGGCATCTGGTCTTTTGGCTGGCGGCTGGCTTGAATATAGCCGGGAACTTCATCTACCTGATCTTCGCCAGCGCCGAGGAGCAAAGCTGGTCAAAGGCACCACCCACACGCATCTCACGATCCCTGCGCGCTTGA
- the LOC108005498 gene encoding mitochondrial inner membrane protein Mpv17-like, giving the protein MSAVKAFLKDGMVVAAIMGLGDTIAQLVIEKKPLNDWDTGRTLRFGALGLVFVGPVLRQWYLFLESKVPKTYTPMRRGVTKMVVDQVCFAPPFSLATSFLVLLINGEPADRIRKRLYETYPTIMARNYMLWPAAQMINFSFVPLGYQVFYAQTIALVWNCYLSLILNR; this is encoded by the coding sequence ATGTCGGCAGTAAAGGCGTTCCTGAAGGATGGCATGGTTGTGGCGGCGATAATGGGCCTGGGCGATACTATAGCCCAGTTGGTCATTGAAAAGAAGCCGCTGAACGACTGGGATACGGGGCGAACACTTCGATTCGGTGCCCTTGGTCTGGTGTTTGTGGGTCCGGTTCTGCGGCAATGGTACCTCTTCCTGGAGTCGAAGGTTCCCAAAACCTACACACCGATGCGCCGGGGCGTTACCAAGATGGTGGTCGACCAAGTCTGCTTCGCGCCACCCTTCTCATTGGCCACGTCCTTCCTGGTGCTGCTGATCAATGGTGAGCCAGCCGATCGGATCCGCAAGCGGCTCTACGAAACCTATCCCACCATTATGGCCCGGAACTACATGCTCTGGCCCGCCGCCCAGATGATCAACTTTAGCTTCGTGCCGCTGGGCTACCAGGTGTTCTATGCCCAGACCATCGCCCTCGTCTGGAACTGCTACCTCTCGCTGATTCTTAACCGATAG